From a region of the Arvicanthis niloticus isolate mArvNil1 chromosome 6, mArvNil1.pat.X, whole genome shotgun sequence genome:
- the Bcl6b gene encoding B-cell CLL/lymphoma 6 member B protein: MGSTAAPEGALGYVREFTRHSSDVLSNLNELRLRGILTDVTLLVGGQPLRAHKAVLIACSGFFYSIFRGRAGVGVDVLSLPGGPEARGFAPLLDFMYTSRLRLSPATAPAVLAAATYLQMEHVVQACHRFIQASYEPLGISLRPMEAEPPRPPTVPPPGSPRRSEGHPDPPTESRSCSQGSPSPASPDPKACNWKKYKFIVLNSQTSQAGSLVGESSGQPCPQARLPSGDEACSSSSSEEGATPGLQSRLSLANTTARFKCGTPANNSYLFTPRAQESSLPTSKQAHPPPGSEFFSCQNCETVSGCSSGLEPLAPGDEDKPYKCQLCRSAFRYKGNLASHRAVHTGEKPYRCSICGARFNRPANLKTHSRIHSGEKPYKCETCGSRFVQVAHLRAHVLIHTGEKPYPCPTCGTRFRHLQTLKSHVRIHTGEKPYHCDPCGLHFRHKSQLRLHLRQKHGAATNTKVRYHILGGP; the protein is encoded by the exons ATGGGTTCCACAGCGGCCCCAGAGGGAGCTCTGGGCTACGTCCGAGAGTTCACCCGCCACTCCTCCGACGTGCTTAGCAATCTGAATGAGCTGCGCCTGCGCGGGATCCTCACTGACGTCACGCTGCTGGTTGGCGGGCAACCCCTAAGAGCGCACAAGGCAGTTCTTATCGCTTGCAG TGGCTTCTTCTATTCAATTTTCCGGGGCCGAGCGGGAGTCGGAGTGGATGTACTCTCTCTGCCTGGGGggccagaagccagaggctttgcTCCTCTTCTGGACTTTATGTATACTTCAAGGCTTCGCCTCTCTCCAGCCACCGCGCCAGCTGTCCTTGCAGCTGCCACCTATTTGCAGATGGAACACGTCGTCCAGGCATGTCATCGTTTCATCCAGGCCAG CTATGAACCTCTAGGCATCTCCTTACGACCCATGGAGGCAGAACCCCCAAGACCCCCAACAGTCCCTCCACCGGGCAGTCCCAGGCGCTCAGAAGGACACCCAGACCCACCTACTGAGTCTCGAAGCTGCAGTCAAGGTTCCCCAAGTCCAGCCAGTCCGGACCCCAAGGCCTGCAACTGGAAGAAGTATAAATTTATTGTGCTAAATTCTCAGACCTCACAAGCAGGAAGCCTGGTTGGGGAGAGTTCTGGTCAACCTTGCCCCCAAGCCAGGCTTCCTAGTGGAGATGaagcctgcagcagcagcagcagtgaagaAGGAGCCACACCTGGTCTCCAGAGCAG ACTTTCTCTAGCTAATACCACTGCACGATTCAAATGTGGAACTCCAGCAAATAACTCCTACCTCTTCACACCCCGGGCTCAAGAGTCTTCTCTGCCAACTTCTAAGCAGGCTCATCCACCACCAG GAAGTGAGTTTTTCAGCTGTCAGAACTGTGAGACTGTGTCTGGGTGCTCATCAGGGCTGGAGCCCTTAGCTCCAGGGGACGAGGACAAGCCCTATAAATGCCAGCTGTGCCGATCTGCCTTCCGTTATAAGGGCAACCTGGCTAGTCACCGCGCGGTGCACACAG GGGAAAAGCCCTACCGCTGCTCCATCTGCGGAGCACGTTTTAACCGACCTGCTAACCTAAAAACACACAGCCGCATCCATTCTGGAGAGAAGCCGTACAAGTGTGAGACCTGCGGCTCGCGTTTTGTTCAG GTGGCACACCTACGCGCACATGTGCTCATCCACACCGGAGAGAAGCCTTATCCGTGTCCCACCTGCGGAACCCGCTTCCGCCATCTGCAGACCCTCAAAAGCCACGTTCGCATCCACACCGGGGAGAAGCCATACCAC TGTGACCCCTGCGGCCTACATTTCCGGCACAAGAGTCAACTGCGGCTGCATCTCCGTCAGAAACACGGAGCTGCTACCAACACTAAAGTGCGCTACCACATCCTCGGGGGACCGTAG